From Natronocella acetinitrilica, a single genomic window includes:
- a CDS encoding PAS domain-containing sensor histidine kinase, whose protein sequence is MNAFVSTSLNDVVGPVSHDVDLADLVFAFQSEALLALDTDGRIVRTNRAFDRLWGGKSESMPGRSAVELFPAHDQDRVRRWMKRLHDDGALTCPVAITRAGGRAIQVQLEWLPVPPGGWLMLRDHTLLGALEQQLSESELRFRSTFDYAAVGMAIVALPDGELLRCNDVLCNLLGHSQAGMRGRRYVDLLFADDRGPFLNAVARLARGSERQGLTLEQRCIAREGDIRWVLSSLAVLRSAFGQAQYLVVQLQDLTGRKDVERKLEESRQELQRLYAAMESVRENEQKRISRELHDELGQALTALKMDIAWLQARRDPGLAEDAREKLTRMLGLVDRTAEGIRRLAGALRPGVLDDFGLAAAAEWLVKEYEESAGVQVDLHLGQEEFALGDVVATAVFRILQEALTNIARHAQADRVAVRLVLEGEMLCLEVRDDGRGFDPEQAGLLESYGLLGMRERVKLLDGVIEINSEPGLGTRITVRVPATTVDPSEESS, encoded by the coding sequence ATGAATGCATTTGTTTCCACCTCTCTTAACGACGTCGTGGGTCCGGTGAGCCATGACGTGGACCTGGCCGACCTGGTATTCGCCTTCCAGAGCGAGGCCTTGCTGGCACTGGACACGGATGGCCGCATTGTCCGCACCAATCGCGCGTTTGACCGGCTCTGGGGGGGCAAGTCGGAGAGCATGCCCGGTCGCAGTGCAGTAGAACTGTTTCCCGCCCACGATCAGGATAGGGTCCGGCGCTGGATGAAACGGCTGCACGATGACGGGGCACTGACCTGCCCTGTGGCCATCACCCGCGCCGGCGGCCGTGCCATTCAGGTTCAGCTCGAATGGCTGCCCGTGCCCCCGGGCGGCTGGCTCATGCTCCGTGATCACACCTTGCTCGGTGCGCTGGAACAACAGCTCAGCGAGAGCGAACTGCGATTTCGCAGCACCTTCGATTATGCCGCGGTGGGCATGGCCATTGTCGCCCTGCCGGATGGGGAGCTACTGCGCTGCAATGATGTACTGTGCAACCTGCTTGGCCACAGTCAGGCCGGTATGCGTGGCCGCCGCTACGTGGATTTGCTGTTCGCCGATGACCGCGGGCCGTTTCTGAATGCCGTCGCCCGACTTGCCCGAGGCAGCGAGCGCCAGGGCCTGACCCTGGAGCAGCGCTGTATCGCCCGCGAGGGCGATATCCGGTGGGTGCTGTCGAGCCTGGCCGTGCTGCGCAGCGCCTTTGGACAGGCGCAGTACCTGGTGGTGCAGTTGCAGGACCTGACCGGCCGCAAGGACGTGGAGCGCAAACTCGAGGAATCGCGTCAGGAACTGCAACGCCTTTACGCCGCCATGGAGTCGGTGCGTGAGAACGAACAAAAGCGCATTTCCCGAGAGTTGCACGATGAACTCGGGCAGGCCTTGACCGCACTCAAGATGGACATTGCCTGGTTACAGGCCCGCCGGGACCCCGGCCTTGCCGAGGACGCGCGGGAGAAGTTGACCCGTATGCTGGGCCTGGTCGACCGGACCGCGGAAGGTATCCGCCGGCTGGCCGGTGCGCTGCGTCCTGGAGTGCTTGACGATTTTGGTCTCGCTGCCGCTGCCGAGTGGCTGGTGAAGGAGTACGAGGAAAGCGCGGGGGTGCAGGTCGATCTGCACCTCGGGCAGGAGGAGTTCGCGCTGGGCGATGTCGTGGCCACGGCTGTATTCCGGATACTCCAGGAGGCGTTGACCAATATCGCCCGCCATGCTCAGGCCGATCGCGTTGCCGTGCGGCTGGTGCTGGAAGGGGAGATGCTCTGCCTCGAGGTGCGGGATGATGGCCGCGGCTTCGATCCCGAGCAGGCTGGTCTGCTGGAGAGCTACGGCCTGCTTGGCATGCGTGAGCGGGTCAAGCTGCTCGACGGAGTCATCGAAATCAACAGTGAACCCGGGCTTGGCACACGAATAACCGTTCGTGTTCCGGCGACAACGGTGGATCCGTCGGAGGAAAGTTCATGA
- the cydB gene encoding cytochrome d ubiquinol oxidase subunit II: MEELNVDLTLVWAAIIAFGVFMYVLMDGFDLGVGILFPFAPDEAARDTMMNTVAPVWDGNQTWLVLGGAGLLGAFPLVYSILLPALYLPILFMLIALIFRGVAFEFRFKAKQSKWLWDISFTGGSMLATFMQGVILGAFIQGFEVEGTRFVGGGFDWLTPFSMLTGFGLMAGYSLIGCSWIILKTKDEVRDWAYARAPLLLALVLLFIALVSLWTPLMREAIATRWFSFPNLLYFAPVPLVTVGLALLMIRAIRLREDGLPFVCSLGLFVLCYTGLAISLWPNVIQPDISLWDAASSPGSQLFLLLGVLFVIPIILGYTTWAYWVFRGKVTRDSVGYH; the protein is encoded by the coding sequence ATGGAAGAACTGAACGTTGACCTGACACTGGTCTGGGCAGCCATCATCGCTTTCGGCGTCTTCATGTACGTGCTGATGGATGGGTTCGACCTGGGCGTTGGTATTCTCTTTCCCTTCGCCCCGGACGAGGCGGCGCGGGACACCATGATGAATACCGTGGCACCGGTGTGGGATGGCAACCAGACCTGGCTGGTGCTGGGCGGCGCGGGGCTGCTGGGCGCCTTCCCACTGGTCTACTCCATACTGCTGCCGGCCCTTTACCTGCCGATCCTGTTCATGCTGATCGCGCTGATCTTCCGCGGTGTGGCCTTCGAGTTCCGCTTCAAGGCCAAGCAGTCCAAGTGGCTCTGGGATATCTCCTTTACCGGCGGATCCATGCTTGCCACGTTCATGCAAGGCGTCATCCTGGGCGCCTTCATTCAAGGCTTCGAGGTGGAAGGCACCCGATTTGTCGGGGGTGGCTTCGACTGGTTGACACCCTTCAGCATGCTCACGGGATTCGGACTGATGGCCGGCTATTCCCTGATCGGCTGTAGCTGGATCATTCTCAAGACCAAGGACGAGGTTCGGGACTGGGCGTATGCCAGGGCGCCGCTGTTGCTCGCGCTGGTCCTGTTGTTCATCGCGTTGGTGAGCCTCTGGACGCCGCTGATGCGGGAAGCCATCGCGACACGCTGGTTCTCGTTCCCCAACCTGCTGTACTTCGCACCGGTACCGCTGGTGACCGTCGGCCTGGCTTTGCTGATGATCCGCGCCATTCGGCTGCGCGAGGATGGCCTGCCCTTTGTCTGTTCCCTGGGGCTGTTCGTGCTCTGCTATACAGGGCTTGCCATCAGCCTTTGGCCCAACGTGATACAGCCGGATATCAGCCTCTGGGATGCTGCCTCATCACCGGGTTCCCAGCTGTTCCTGCTGCTTGGCGTGCTGTTCGTCATTCCCATTATCCTCGGCTACACGACCTGGGCTTACTGGGTATTTCGCGGCAAGGTCACAAGGGATTCGGTGGGCTACCATTAG
- a CDS encoding cytochrome ubiquinol oxidase subunit I produces the protein MDLDPLLLSRIQFAFVVSFHIIFPAFTIGLASYIAVLEGLWFKTGNPVYLRLSKMWIKVFAVSFGMGVVSGIVMSFQFGTNWSELSYASANFLGPILSYEVVTAFFLEATFLGVLLFGRSKLPQGGHLLAAIMMAVGTLISSFWILSANSWMQTPAGIEMRDGIVHVVSWMEAIFNPSFGYRFAHMVLAAYLTTAFFVIGVSAWYLLKQRSEQYAKKMFSMTLWLVAILAPMQIFIGDMHGLDTFEHQPAKVAAMEGNWETSRGVPLLLFAIPDSAAETNHFEIGIPRLASLILTHDLDGEVPGLKEWAPEDRPPVGPVFWAFRVMVGIGMAMLGVAMIGLWLRWKGRLYDTPWFKKVCVAMMPAPFIAVLAGWLTTEIGRQPWVLYEIMRTEDALSPSLTGGMALTSLIVFFIVYAVIFVAGGYYISKILGGGPEKEEAETESQGRAARPLSAVDSPFDAVER, from the coding sequence ATGGATCTCGATCCGTTATTGTTATCCCGTATTCAATTCGCGTTCGTCGTCTCGTTTCACATCATTTTCCCAGCTTTCACCATCGGCCTTGCTTCCTACATCGCCGTGCTCGAAGGCCTGTGGTTCAAGACCGGTAACCCGGTCTACCTGCGCCTGTCGAAAATGTGGATCAAGGTGTTCGCCGTGTCCTTCGGTATGGGCGTGGTGTCCGGCATCGTCATGTCATTCCAGTTCGGTACCAACTGGAGTGAGCTGTCCTACGCCTCCGCCAATTTCCTGGGGCCGATCCTCAGCTATGAGGTGGTAACGGCATTCTTCCTGGAGGCGACCTTCCTCGGCGTCCTGCTGTTCGGGCGCAGCAAGCTGCCCCAGGGCGGTCATCTGCTGGCCGCCATCATGATGGCGGTAGGCACCCTGATTTCTTCATTCTGGATTCTGTCCGCCAACAGCTGGATGCAGACCCCCGCCGGCATCGAGATGCGGGATGGAATCGTCCATGTGGTGAGCTGGATGGAGGCGATCTTCAATCCATCCTTCGGCTACCGCTTTGCACACATGGTGCTGGCGGCATATCTCACCACCGCATTTTTCGTCATCGGTGTCAGCGCCTGGTACTTGCTCAAGCAGCGCAGTGAGCAGTACGCAAAGAAGATGTTCTCGATGACCCTGTGGTTGGTGGCCATTCTGGCGCCCATGCAGATCTTCATCGGTGACATGCATGGCCTCGACACCTTCGAGCATCAGCCGGCCAAGGTCGCTGCCATGGAGGGCAACTGGGAGACCAGTCGCGGGGTACCCTTGCTGCTCTTTGCGATACCCGATTCCGCGGCGGAAACCAATCACTTTGAAATCGGGATTCCCAGACTGGCGAGCCTGATACTGACTCACGATCTGGACGGCGAAGTCCCCGGCCTCAAGGAATGGGCGCCGGAGGACCGGCCGCCGGTCGGGCCCGTATTCTGGGCCTTCCGGGTGATGGTGGGTATCGGCATGGCCATGCTGGGCGTTGCCATGATCGGGCTCTGGCTGCGCTGGAAGGGCAGGCTCTACGACACACCCTGGTTCAAGAAAGTGTGCGTGGCCATGATGCCAGCGCCCTTCATCGCAGTGCTGGCCGGTTGGCTGACCACCGAAATCGGACGTCAGCCCTGGGTCCTGTATGAGATCATGCGCACCGAGGACGCTCTGTCGCCGTCCCTCACAGGCGGTATGGCACTGACGTCGCTGATCGTGTTCTTCATTGTCTACGCGGTCATATTCGTGGCTGGTGGCTACTATATCAGCAAGATTCTTGGCGGCGGGCCGGAAAAGGAAGAGGCGGAAACCGAGAGCCAGGGACGCGCGGCGCGACCACTATCTGCGGTGGACAGCCCCTTCGATGCAGTGGAGCGGTAA
- a CDS encoding response regulator, whose translation MIRVCLADDHTIVRDGLKQILAEEPDIEVRGEAHDGEQTLALMDQVDCDVLVLDISMPPPSGVELIRLLLGSHPGLSILILSMHSENQYAVRSIRAGARGYLAKTSAAEQLVSAIRRVSSGQIFLNANLNQKLALNMLTDDDSEPHRMLSKREYHVFTLLVGGRTVSQIADELEVSSKTVSTHKTRILQKMGMDSVAALVRYAMEHDLIESGMEGS comes from the coding sequence ATGATTCGCGTGTGTCTGGCCGATGATCACACCATTGTGCGTGACGGATTGAAGCAGATCCTGGCGGAGGAGCCGGATATCGAGGTCCGCGGTGAGGCTCATGACGGGGAGCAGACCCTGGCGCTGATGGATCAGGTGGACTGCGATGTCCTGGTGCTGGATATCTCCATGCCGCCGCCCAGTGGGGTAGAGCTGATCCGCCTGTTGCTGGGTTCCCATCCCGGACTGAGCATTCTCATTCTGAGCATGCACAGCGAAAACCAGTACGCCGTGCGCTCGATACGCGCCGGTGCCCGGGGCTATCTGGCCAAGACCAGTGCTGCCGAGCAGTTGGTGTCCGCCATCCGGCGCGTGTCCAGCGGACAGATCTTTCTCAATGCCAACCTCAACCAGAAACTTGCGCTCAACATGCTGACCGACGACGACTCGGAGCCCCACCGCATGCTGTCCAAGCGCGAGTATCACGTTTTCACCCTGCTGGTGGGTGGGCGCACCGTCAGTCAGATCGCCGATGAGCTGGAGGTCTCTTCCAAGACAGTCAGCACGCACAAGACGCGCATTCTGCAGAAAATGGGCATGGACAGCGTCGCCGCCCTGGTGCGCTACGCCATGGAGCATGATCTCATCGAATCCGGCATGGAGGGATCCTGA
- a CDS encoding HD-GYP domain-containing protein produces MGLIRIPVENLRVGMYVAELDRAWTDTPFMFQGFTVDGPETLAELRRLCRHVYVDQTLTATTVSEELVGDTVTATPVQTRQRRLRRHVRDGLTRRDAAHDYLGRVMTDIRLGRSVDAEEAREQVTGLVSLVTRDASAALWLTQLKSRDEYTSLHCLNVCVLSIAFCRELGYGQEDLKTIGLGALLHDIGKARTPLEILNKPGKLSRDEFAIMQRHPEDGYRMMRAGGKVPAEALDIIRHHHERISGHGYPQGRLGGELAQPVLAVAIADVYDAMTSDRVYRPGMASDLALRLMYREAEQTFGVELMEAFIRCVGIYPVGSLVELRNGAVALVVSVEPDRRLMPDVLLLRDAEGQDLAEPERVDLADRTDGMPDSPWHIRGVVRAEQAGVDNRALLRQEIARLGIAV; encoded by the coding sequence TTGGGGCTGATAAGAATACCCGTGGAGAATCTTCGCGTCGGCATGTATGTGGCCGAGCTGGACCGTGCCTGGACGGATACCCCGTTCATGTTTCAGGGTTTCACTGTTGACGGTCCCGAAACCCTTGCCGAGCTGAGGCGGCTGTGCCGCCATGTGTATGTTGACCAGACCCTGACGGCGACGACGGTATCAGAGGAACTCGTCGGGGACACGGTCACCGCCACCCCGGTGCAGACCCGCCAGCGTCGTCTGCGTCGGCATGTGCGAGATGGGCTCACCCGACGTGATGCAGCCCATGACTACCTGGGGCGGGTCATGACTGACATCCGCCTGGGTCGGAGCGTCGACGCCGAGGAGGCCCGCGAGCAGGTCACCGGTCTGGTGTCACTGGTGACCAGGGATGCCTCGGCCGCCCTGTGGCTGACGCAGCTCAAGAGTCGCGATGAATACACCTCCTTGCACTGCCTCAACGTCTGCGTACTCAGCATTGCCTTCTGCCGCGAGCTTGGCTACGGCCAGGAAGACCTGAAAACCATCGGGCTCGGGGCCTTGCTGCATGACATCGGCAAGGCGCGGACGCCGCTGGAGATTCTCAACAAGCCAGGCAAGCTGAGCCGTGACGAATTCGCCATCATGCAACGCCATCCGGAGGACGGTTACCGGATGATGCGGGCGGGCGGCAAGGTGCCGGCAGAGGCGCTGGATATCATTCGCCATCACCACGAACGTATCAGCGGCCACGGCTATCCCCAGGGCCGGCTCGGTGGTGAACTGGCGCAACCGGTTCTGGCAGTGGCCATCGCCGATGTCTACGACGCCATGACCAGCGACCGGGTCTATCGCCCGGGCATGGCCAGCGACCTTGCCTTACGCCTGATGTATCGGGAGGCCGAGCAGACTTTCGGCGTGGAACTGATGGAAGCCTTCATCCGCTGTGTCGGCATCTACCCGGTGGGCAGTCTGGTGGAGTTGCGTAACGGCGCGGTCGCTCTGGTGGTCTCGGTTGAACCGGATCGTCGGCTGATGCCGGATGTGCTGCTGCTTCGGGATGCCGAAGGCCAGGATCTGGCCGAACCGGAACGGGTGGACCTCGCCGACAGGACAGATGGCATGCCTGATTCTCCCTGGCACATTCGTGGCGTGGTGCGCGCCGAGCAGGCGGGAGTGGACAATCGCGCGCTGCTTCGCCAGGAAATCGCCCGGCTCGGCATTGCTGTCTGA
- a CDS encoding ATP-binding cassette domain-containing protein: protein MLTLMNLALRRGRQQLFSGANLSLRAGERCGLVGANGCGKSSLFSAILGELDVDTGDIQFIGDPVIAHVAQETPADPRAAIEYVLDGDQELRDIQSSLLDAEQAGQGERIATLHGRLEAIGGYGAEARAAQLIHGLGFVPGDERRPVTSYSGGWRMRLNLARALMCRSDLLLLDEPTNHLDLDAVIWLQRWLENYQGGLLLISHDRDFLDRATNRIAHIENDRLTVYTGNYAAFEAQRAARLEQQQDAYQRQQQELTRIRSFIDRFRAKATKARQAQSRIKALERMELITPVNTASAFRFRFQDPPKLPNPLLNLDGVDCGYADATVLHGVALSLSPGDRIGLLGRNGAGKSTLVRTIAGDLPGRGGERTCAQDLRIGYFAQHQLEQLDGAATPLLHLQRLDPRAREQQLRDFLGGFGFPGEMATSVVAPLSGGERARLALAMVVYQRPNLLLLDEPTNHLDLDMRDALAMALQDYSGALVVIAHDRHLLRSATDRLLLVSGGRVSEFDGDLDDYAAWLTSGERTVANSGQRDEESASGNSAVARKEQRRLEAARRQALQPLRQSVRKHETLVERLQAESAELEQQLADPAIYDPGAADHLQQLLQQQATTTSQLEQAEEAWMEALQRLEEAEGEPERAG, encoded by the coding sequence ATGCTGACTCTCATGAATCTCGCGCTGCGACGCGGTCGCCAACAGTTGTTCAGCGGCGCCAACCTGAGCTTGCGCGCCGGTGAGCGCTGCGGTCTCGTCGGTGCCAATGGCTGCGGCAAGTCCAGCCTGTTTTCGGCCATTCTCGGCGAACTGGACGTGGACACCGGTGACATCCAGTTCATCGGCGATCCTGTGATCGCCCACGTGGCCCAGGAGACACCCGCCGACCCGCGCGCGGCGATCGAATACGTCCTGGACGGCGATCAGGAACTGCGTGACATCCAGTCGTCGCTGCTGGATGCGGAACAGGCCGGACAGGGGGAGCGGATCGCCACGCTGCACGGCCGGCTGGAGGCGATCGGCGGCTATGGCGCCGAAGCCCGGGCGGCGCAACTCATTCACGGGCTTGGCTTCGTGCCCGGGGATGAACGGCGTCCGGTGACGAGCTATTCCGGCGGCTGGCGGATGCGGCTCAACCTGGCCCGGGCGCTGATGTGCCGCTCGGATCTCCTGCTGCTTGATGAACCCACCAACCACCTGGACCTGGATGCGGTCATTTGGCTGCAGCGCTGGCTGGAGAATTACCAGGGAGGTCTGCTGCTGATCTCCCACGACCGGGATTTTCTTGACCGCGCCACCAACCGCATCGCCCACATCGAGAACGACCGCCTGACTGTCTATACCGGTAACTACGCGGCCTTCGAAGCACAGCGGGCGGCGCGACTGGAGCAACAACAGGACGCCTACCAGCGACAGCAGCAGGAGCTGACCCGGATTCGCAGCTTCATCGACCGTTTCCGGGCCAAGGCAACCAAGGCACGGCAGGCTCAGAGCCGGATCAAGGCGCTGGAGCGCATGGAACTGATCACACCGGTGAACACGGCATCCGCGTTCCGGTTCCGCTTTCAGGACCCGCCCAAGCTGCCCAACCCCCTCCTCAATCTGGATGGCGTCGATTGCGGATATGCCGACGCGACGGTGCTGCATGGCGTGGCCCTGAGCTTGTCACCGGGAGACCGTATCGGGCTGCTGGGGCGCAATGGTGCCGGCAAGTCCACCCTGGTGCGAACCATTGCCGGAGACCTGCCCGGCCGCGGCGGTGAGCGCACCTGCGCCCAGGACCTGCGCATTGGCTACTTCGCCCAGCATCAACTGGAACAACTGGACGGCGCGGCCACGCCACTGCTACATCTGCAGCGCCTGGACCCCAGGGCCAGGGAGCAGCAACTCCGGGACTTCCTCGGTGGCTTCGGCTTCCCCGGGGAGATGGCAACCAGCGTCGTCGCCCCGCTATCCGGTGGCGAACGGGCGCGGCTCGCCCTGGCCATGGTGGTCTACCAGCGGCCCAACCTGCTGTTGCTGGACGAGCCGACCAACCATCTGGACCTGGACATGCGCGACGCCCTGGCCATGGCATTACAGGATTACAGTGGGGCGCTGGTAGTGATTGCCCATGATCGGCATCTGCTTCGCAGCGCGACGGATCGACTGCTGCTGGTGTCCGGTGGGCGTGTATCGGAGTTTGACGGTGACCTGGACGACTACGCAGCCTGGCTGACCAGCGGAGAGCGCACAGTCGCAAACTCCGGGCAGCGAGATGAAGAAAGCGCGTCCGGCAATTCGGCGGTGGCACGCAAGGAGCAGCGCCGACTGGAGGCGGCGCGACGACAGGCACTGCAGCCCTTGCGGCAATCAGTGCGCAAACATGAAACCCTGGTGGAGCGCCTGCAGGCGGAAAGCGCGGAATTGGAGCAGCAACTGGCCGACCCGGCGATTTACGACCCGGGCGCCGCCGATCATCTGCAACAGCTCTTGCAGCAGCAGGCAACGACAACGAGCCAACTTGAACAGGCCGAGGAGGCCTGGATGGAAGCCTTGCAAAGGCTGGAAGAGGCCGAAGGGGAGCCGGAGCGAGCCGGATAG
- a CDS encoding ATP-binding cassette domain-containing protein, producing MKDAVLLLNARDLTVGFGAEPVLDKVSFTIEAGERIALLGRNGAGKSTLLKVLCGELQPEDGQLILRDGAHVARLGQTMPDGQGERIHDVVAAGLGEAGTLLQQYGHATEAVAESPSDANLQEMQRVQQALESSEGWQLHQRVETTLSRLNLDGAALYESLSGGMRRRVLLAQALVQQPELLLLDEPTNHLDIAGITQLEDIILDYPGALLLITHDRAFLRRVASRILLLDRGRLTSYPGDYERFLRTRAQELEAEDRQHAEFDRKLAQEERWIRQGIKARRTRNEGRVRALEAMRRERAQRRTVQGKADFALQDGGRSGKLVLEASNISKAFGGRAVVQGFSTTILRGDKIGLIGPNGSGKSTLLNMLLGRLQPDEGTVRLGTQLDVAYFDQLRETLNDSHSVAENVSGGAETVTINGEQRHIYSYLQDFLFTPAQARGPISALSGGERNRLVLARLFTRPANLLVLDEPTNDLDLETLELLEALLVDFPGTVLLVSHDREFLDNVVTSSLVFKGDGRIIETVGGYRDYESQHGVTAGKSKPADDRAMHNLVADKPDSPSKPEAQPRRRAKLNYREQRELQHLPGKIETLEQEQATLAEQLADPAFFRNAADVVAETTARLSEIEAELEQALERWTELEDRA from the coding sequence TTGAAGGATGCCGTTTTGCTGCTCAATGCCCGTGACCTGACCGTTGGATTTGGTGCCGAACCGGTGCTCGACAAGGTGTCGTTCACCATCGAGGCCGGGGAGCGTATCGCGCTGCTGGGCCGCAACGGAGCAGGCAAATCCACCCTGCTGAAAGTGCTCTGTGGCGAACTGCAGCCGGAGGATGGGCAGTTGATCCTGCGCGACGGCGCCCACGTGGCCCGCCTTGGTCAGACCATGCCCGATGGCCAGGGCGAACGGATTCACGACGTGGTCGCGGCAGGTCTGGGAGAAGCCGGCACCCTGCTTCAACAGTATGGACATGCCACCGAGGCCGTTGCCGAAAGCCCTTCCGACGCAAACCTCCAGGAGATGCAGCGGGTTCAGCAGGCGCTGGAATCAAGTGAGGGCTGGCAACTGCACCAGCGCGTGGAGACCACGCTCAGTCGCCTGAACCTTGATGGGGCGGCGCTGTATGAGTCCCTGTCCGGCGGCATGCGCCGCCGAGTCCTGCTGGCTCAGGCCCTGGTGCAACAACCCGAGCTGTTGCTGCTCGATGAACCCACCAATCATCTCGACATCGCCGGTATTACCCAGCTTGAAGACATCATTCTCGACTACCCGGGCGCTCTGCTGCTGATCACCCACGACCGTGCGTTCCTGCGCCGGGTCGCAAGCCGGATACTGCTCCTCGACCGCGGCCGGCTGACAAGTTATCCCGGTGACTATGAGCGTTTTCTTCGCACCCGGGCCCAGGAACTCGAGGCCGAGGACCGTCAACACGCCGAGTTCGACCGCAAACTGGCCCAGGAAGAGCGTTGGATCAGACAGGGCATCAAGGCACGGCGGACCCGCAACGAAGGTCGTGTTCGGGCACTCGAGGCCATGCGCCGGGAGCGCGCCCAGCGGCGCACTGTCCAGGGCAAGGCAGACTTCGCCCTGCAGGATGGCGGGCGCTCCGGCAAGCTGGTGCTGGAGGCCAGCAACATCAGCAAGGCCTTCGGGGGCCGCGCGGTGGTGCAGGGTTTTTCAACCACCATATTGCGCGGAGACAAGATCGGCCTGATCGGCCCCAACGGCAGCGGCAAGAGCACGCTGCTCAACATGCTGCTGGGACGCCTGCAACCGGACGAGGGCACCGTGCGGCTCGGCACGCAGCTCGATGTGGCCTATTTCGATCAGTTGCGGGAGACCCTGAACGACTCCCACAGCGTGGCGGAAAACGTCTCCGGCGGCGCCGAAACAGTCACCATCAACGGTGAGCAGCGGCACATCTACTCGTATCTGCAGGATTTCCTGTTCACACCGGCCCAGGCGCGCGGACCGATCAGCGCCCTGTCCGGCGGCGAACGCAACCGCCTGGTGCTGGCCAGGCTGTTCACCCGGCCCGCCAATCTACTGGTTCTGGACGAGCCAACCAATGACCTGGACCTGGAAACCCTGGAACTGCTGGAAGCCCTGCTGGTGGACTTTCCGGGGACGGTTCTGCTGGTCAGTCACGACCGGGAGTTCCTGGACAACGTGGTCACGTCCTCGCTGGTCTTCAAGGGCGACGGGCGGATCATCGAGACCGTTGGCGGCTACCGTGACTATGAGAGCCAGCATGGCGTGACGGCAGGCAAGAGCAAGCCGGCCGACGACCGTGCAATGCACAACCTGGTGGCTGACAAACCCGACTCACCGTCGAAACCCGAGGCACAACCCCGTCGGCGGGCAAAACTCAATTATCGGGAGCAGCGCGAATTGCAACACCTGCCCGGAAAGATCGAAACCCTGGAACAGGAGCAGGCCACTCTTGCCGAGCAACTGGCAGACCCTGCGTTTTTCCGTAATGCCGCCGATGTGGTCGCGGAGACCACCGCCCGACTGAGCGAGATCGAAGCCGAGCTGGAGCAGGCTCTGGAGCGCTGGACGGAACTGGAAGACCGGGCCTGA